The stretch of DNA TAGTATATAGTCGACATATTGTTCGAACAGTTCTAACAGGCCATATGATTTCTGTGATGGGTATTACggattcatttatattcgttGGTAACAAATTTAGTggaaattttatttcattgtttagaAAAGGTTTGTATAGAAGcataaagaaaatttaaacatgCTGAACgtttaaattcgtggtttccaTTTACCCatgaaatcaacgaaaattgattATCCACGATCAATAAATCAATTCACAgtaaattttaattatatatatatatgtatatttggaAACTGTAAGATAAATGATCATTATCGAAATATTTGTGTGTATGGTAATTGATGTGTACGATACTCTCTAAATAGAATAACTAAAACATCTGAAGACGCTTTTATCGATGTTATTTTTGTGCATCCTCTTAAAAGCTAAAAATTCTTCAAGTTGTCACAAAAGTGTATCGTAGGTGTAACCTATTTGTCTAAcaatttaacagtttattttttaacacATGCACACATTAAAAGTTCCATTCTATAGCGAATAACGGatacatttttacaaataatatgtATGTTTCTATAATATAAATCAGAGGGTATTTCTTTACCAAAAGCAAAATTTTACTTGTAATATGTTTTTGTAAACAcattaatttgttatttgttactatatttatcaaaggtaccaggattataatttagtacaccaggcgcgcgtttcgtctacataagactcatcagtgatgccattcgatttcaaatcaaaagtttGCTCCcaaaaataattgttattttgtatcaaattttCTCCCACAGCTGCTAATAgcgttaaaaaataaaagaacaattgtatatatataaatctgttGAAATTGTCTTTTAAGTATATGCTTTTAACTCTAtactattttttaaatgtattatggATATAggatatttcaataggtttcaatgcctttcaaattaaaacactgaaagtgaaacaaaaatggaaaatgtctgtaccaagtcaagaatatgacaattTTCCATCCGTTTGGtgtgtttaaacttttgattttgccatttgattatggacgtTCTGTTTGGAACTTTTCTCAGAGCTTAGTAGTTTTGTGAATTtaatttttaggcaaaactctatTACAAAATAATCATGAACTATTATTTTAATGCAAACGAACATTTCACATaaacttttgtttatttctaCAACAACAGACAGTAACAGATTGTATCTCATACAACCAAACATAAAATAATGTTAACTCCTTCACAAGGATTTCAttcaatataatatatttatccttaaaataaatagctttaaaatcaaatataaacaatattaagTAAAAGGAAAACATAACActtaatacatattttaataaacacatATCAAAAATGTTTGCACCTTACATTGTTTCATATAAAGAGatagagagagagaaagagaggAGAACGGGAAAAGAGAGTTAAACCATTCTGTAAAATTAAACCAGCTGAAAGATATAATATAATCACCATAGCGCAATATTTAGATAGAATATAAATGGAATTAATGAACAACTCTGGGACAAAAATACAAAGACCATAATAtgatttgtcaatttttaaaagtttaacgaCTTTTAATTCAATCGGACTTTTAAGCTGGATTTTTTACagttattattatcattttccattaacacaaataataaaatcaatatctATGATTTGTTTTTCCATAAAAGTTATAAAGAgtaaaattgatacccatgactTTTAATTATGTTATACATAATATTAAGAAAACAACTGTTTCTTTACAAacttaaaacaaaattcaaaaaatgattATGTACAGTAATGTATGATTGTTATATTATACATGATTGTTATGAATGtgggaaaatgaaaaatataatagtGTAAAGGCtatgaagtataataaaaatgCTTAAAATCAATTAGcacacataataaaaaaaatacatatttttttgaaatagtttgtccaataatcaattaaaatataatttaaaatttatcaaCAGTGAAAAGATCTATCAAAAAACTTATTTATGCAAAAAGTTAAATtctaattgttattttttttttaaatatgataattgGTTAGACATAAGCTTTTGGAACTtttgaattaattaattttatatttttaccaaCAAACAGAAGGAAAAGAACCACTACGTCTAGGGCAAAGCAACCATTATTCTAAGAAGAAAAAATAGTATGTCCAAAAAGAATAACGATTTAAATGGAATGAAGAAAAATCACCTATATCCACACAGACCTCTCCTGGTCCAATATTTAAACTATAAAGCTTATAATTAATACATACATCCAGTGTGTTTGAAGAAGCTAGCATTTACAAATGCAGTTTGTGCTATAAGCATTGACTTTTCAATAACATAATTCAACACTGTGTAAACGTATCACTTGTTATTCACATCCATTTTTAGTTATTAATGGAACAGTCTAATAAAATCCACATTCTGTTCTCATGCATGACGTTATAAACAAACAATTTAGCACTAACTTATATTCTGTCACATAAGCAAGACGTCCTTAGAACTTATCAATCGTATCATCCTCAATACAAATTCTTATTTGACAAACCCACATTAAAATTTCTTATCCATAGAAGCCATAGAATAATCATTCAATTCAAGGTTAAAGGTTCTGACTTTACGTGTTGCAGTTTACGTGACGTAACTGGTGTAGCTGCGTCATCATCAGTGAACGCGTACTTGTCAATTTCGCCGTTCTTTTCCTTTTTCTGATTGTTTTCAGAAGCACTTTTAGGTGCCGGAGGCGAGTGTTTTGTTGAATCCGGTAGATTCTTTGAATTATCGTTAGAGTCGATAGATTTCTTTTTCATGCTAAGGTCCTGAGGGGCATCATTACCATAATCCTGTATTGGTGGTCTATAGTAGGAGAAACCATTCATGCTTTGATAATGCGCGGCCATAGGGGCATACGGAAGGATTGGCCTCTCCGGTATATGAAGAAGTTTGCGTGCTTTATCAGCAGACGACAATGTACTACCCACGAGACTTGCTGGAGATTTAGTTACATATGGTATGTTGACAGGTTTATTTACATGGTTATCCTTCCCATTTTTATAAATCCCGGGTTTAGCAAGAGATTCCGTATTGTATTTTGGTTTCTTTGTGTCAGGGGAAACACAACAATCGACATGAGttcgtttaatttgtttatcGTTTACTGAAATCGTGTTTTTGCTTCCTATAGAATTGCTACTGCTGCTTGCTTTCATTATTTGGCTAGTAGCACTAGTGTTCGTGATCTTGCCGTTGCTATGAGTAATTGAAGCACTTGGTAGTTTCAGAGTAGTTGAGACTTTCGAGACATTTTCTACAGGCCTTGGATTAGGGACTGTTATTTTACTATCTGGATGTTTCACTGGTAGACTTAATATTTTCTCTTTAGAGTTTTTCCAACTTGACAACTCCTTTTGCTTCGCTTCCATTTTTTCTTTTGGTTTCGGTCCTAATAAGAATGATCTGTGAGGAGTTGGCACATTGATTTGAGTACATGTCGgaatttctgtcattttttgtATGTCAGAGGTTTTCTTTgtttctgttttctttgtttctgTTTTCTTTGGTATTTCTAAATTTTGTGTGACGACTTCAGTAGTTGGTTTTTGTACCTTGTTCTCCTGTTTTGAAAAATCTACTGTGGAACTAACAGTTTCTGTACATTTACTGGAGCTGGTGGTAGACAATGGAAGCTCAGGCTTCTTTGTTTCACTTTTTGATTGGTCGTCATATTTGGTTGATGTTTGAACGGGAGAAGCCACTTTCTTATCAGTATCGTCCGCATTCTCGGACGGTTTGGTGGCACAAGGCATTTCAACAATACTCGTGTCAATGTCTGATGTTACTGTAGCAGATATACTTCGTTTAATCCGTTTAGCGGGATTTGTGTACACGGTATAAAATAGCCTTAAAGGTCCTCTCTGCAATAAAACAGATATACAATcaataaataacattttatattccttcatatgttaattaacattttgaaaaatgaaaggTATCAATACGTGAATAAATGCAAATAGACTTCTGATGACACGTGATCTTCATTGataaagaatttttttaattcgTAAAGGGTCTCCGCGGACCCTGTGTCTCGTCTGCGATTGTTGTTTTTAAAAGTGTTATGTTGAATGTAATAAGTAGAACAATTATCCGTAGAATACGGAAATTATAAATCAGTATCTAACTTTTTTCTTCAGAtactttttttaatcaaaatatttagcATCTGTCCAAGTTCCATGATAATCAATTAATATTAAGAAATGGATCATGTCAAAAACATTATCCCAGACTTCCGTAAATGTTATTTGATAAAACAAAGTCCATCGATCAGTAAAATACggcaaaatgaaatatatatttttcagcgTTCTACTTCAGACATTATCTCTTTATCGTAAAAAAGCTTCTGCAAAACCATCATAAAATTTTATGAAGGTTGGTGTCTTACAAATCCTATTACCAGTAAAATAGGGGGAAATATCAAAAATCATCATTGTGTTGTGGACATTTTCTTTAAGTCATAAGAAACGTTTGTCAAATTGTGTATTTATCCATGAAAGTTTCACAATGACATTGATACAGTactttaataacttttatataataatgtataaaattaactGTAACAAAACAAAgtgacaaaaacacaaaaaaaaatgaaaaaactaaatattttcaacttttgCACTAAATATTGATTTTTGTCATATTATAGCTTCTGTTTACATTTCATAAAATTCCATAAATTTTTGACAAGGTTATTAATGTCTTAAAAAAAGtttaaccacagactgaacctaaatgttgacgccgccgacggaatgtaggattacTACGTCTCACTTCCGCGACATAAATGTAGacaaatatatatagaatacTTGTTGACTAAACAAATCGTCGATATATACcgacaaaaaaaatcaggattATCAAGacctatttcattttcaatagcATGCATGTTTTCATCTGTTCAAATCAAGATCTTAAAATTACTACAAGTAACAATGAATTACATGATTTCTTTTTAAGACAAATACTCTGTAAAACGTTGGTTTTTTACCAAACAATTTTTACAAACCGTAAATGAGTTATATTGTATGGCAATTTCATAACTAAAGACCTCAATCAAAATTTCGTACGCGGAAAACTACTATACAGAAATTGCAATGATAACATTTTCAAATCCTTCTTGGGTGAAAATGCTATAGTTATACAAAAATCGGTTCCCATCTGATCAAACGAATAATCTGAAGAAAAATGGATAAGagtaattattatattatattcaaAGGGTATTCATCCTCAAATTAATTTTTGTATTGGCCCGGAAAGAGAAAGTCAatcttttatttgataaatgaagAATATATAAATGGGagacagatgatgcccccgcttgcacaTTACTTTATAAATGGGCATAACACGAAACGTCTAAAAACACGTCACCATCTAGGCATTGTGTATTAGTTGcatatcatttggttgaggcaaactaacaTTAAATAATGTAAACCAATTATGGGACGTACGTACGAACAGACTACTACGAGAAACACTTATTGATCGTTCTGGTGACGGCGGGGCCATAAAAACCACAAAAGATATAATGGGACAATCAAATAAGTCGAAGAGACACCAACGAAATCAAAAACGTTGAAAAGActaaatttttacaaaacactTCAAAGCTAAACAACTGACCCAAAACAAAACCGGGGGTGTCTTAGGTGCTCCAAAGTgatagcagatcctgctccacatgtgacactcgtcgtgttgctcattgttAATACAAATTTGTTTGTAAGTATACCACAATAGAGGGCAAATGACGGGATTGTTGATATAACAAACAGACAATGCTGTCATATGCGACACAGAT from Mytilus galloprovincialis chromosome 2, xbMytGall1.hap1.1, whole genome shotgun sequence encodes:
- the LOC143065022 gene encoding uncharacterized protein LOC143065022, with translation MAHRPKRTSLRHLREHLVCVLCGGYLIDATTIVECLHSFCKTCIVRYLDSSKFCPICDVQVHKTKPLINIRMDHTLQDMVYKLVPGLFHEEMKRRREFYKENIDDEDSPDGPWPEYYIDDDGEIQRERVIFSDDEQISLSLQLSTDGKPPKSPDKRDPKSSPEMTDCRYLLCPAAVTVSHLKKFIRLKFNLCDRYQIDVYHSDEILQDHYTLMDIAYIYAWRRRGPLRLFYTVYTNPAKRIKRSISATVTSDIDTSIVEMPCATKPSENADDTDKKVASPVQTSTKYDDQSKSETKKPELPLSTTSSSKCTETVSSTVDFSKQENKVQKPTTEVVTQNLEIPKKTETKKTETKKTSDIQKMTEIPTCTQINVPTPHRSFLLGPKPKEKMEAKQKELSSWKNSKEKILSLPVKHPDSKITVPNPRPVENVSKVSTTLKLPSASITHSNGKITNTSATSQIMKASSSSNSIGSKNTISVNDKQIKRTHVDCCVSPDTKKPKYNTESLAKPGIYKNGKDNHVNKPVNIPYVTKSPASLVGSTLSSADKARKLLHIPERPILPYAPMAAHYQSMNGFSYYRPPIQDYGNDAPQDLSMKKKSIDSNDNSKNLPDSTKHSPPAPKSASENNQKKEKNGEIDKYAFTDDDAATPVTSRKLQHVKSEPLTLN